The following coding sequences lie in one Mycobacterium gordonae genomic window:
- the dapA gene encoding 4-hydroxy-tetrahydrodipicolinate synthase: MSTVGFDAPARLGTLLTAMVTPFDADGAVDGAAAARVATHLVDQGCDGLVVSGTTGESPTTSDDEKRELLRVVLEAVGDRARIIAGAGTYDTAHSIKLAKTAAAEGAHGLLVVTPYYSRPPQRGLVAHFTAVADATELPVLLYDIPPRSVVPIEFDTLRALAAHPNIVGVKDAKADLHGAGQIIAETGLAYYSGDDALNLPWLAMGATGFISVISHLAAGQLRELLSAFNSGDVATARKINHSVGPLCNAMSRLGGVTLSKAGLRLQGIDAGDPRLPQVPATPEQLDALAADMRAASVLR; the protein is encoded by the coding sequence CCCAGCGCGGCTGGGCACCCTCCTGACCGCGATGGTGACACCCTTTGACGCCGACGGCGCCGTGGACGGCGCGGCCGCGGCCCGGGTGGCCACCCATCTGGTGGACCAGGGGTGCGACGGTCTGGTGGTCTCGGGAACCACCGGGGAGTCGCCGACCACCAGCGACGACGAGAAGCGCGAGCTGCTTCGGGTCGTCCTCGAGGCGGTGGGGGACCGGGCGCGGATCATCGCCGGCGCCGGCACCTACGACACCGCGCACAGCATCAAGTTGGCCAAGACCGCCGCCGCCGAGGGTGCCCATGGACTGCTGGTCGTGACCCCGTACTACTCGCGGCCGCCGCAACGCGGGCTGGTGGCGCACTTCACCGCGGTCGCCGATGCGACCGAACTGCCCGTGCTGCTCTACGACATCCCGCCACGGTCGGTGGTGCCGATCGAATTCGACACCCTGCGCGCGCTGGCGGCACATCCCAACATCGTCGGGGTCAAGGACGCGAAAGCCGATTTGCACGGCGCGGGGCAGATCATTGCCGAAACCGGTCTGGCCTACTACTCCGGCGACGACGCACTGAACCTGCCCTGGCTCGCCATGGGCGCCACCGGGTTCATCAGCGTGATCTCCCACCTGGCGGCGGGGCAGCTGCGCGAGCTGTTGTCCGCTTTCAATTCCGGCGATGTGGCGACCGCCCGCAAGATCAACCACTCGGTGGGGCCACTGTGCAACGCGATGAGCCGCCTGGGTGGGGTCACGTTGTCCAAGGCCGGTCTGCGGCTGCAGGGCATCGACGCGGGCGACCCGCGGTTGCCGCAGGTTCCGGCCACACCGGAGCAACTCGACGCACTGGCCGCCGACATGCGCGCGGCCTCCGTTCTTCGGTGA
- a CDS encoding ribonuclease J: protein MNEELAPPGPLTAGGLRVTALGGISEIGRNMTVFEHLGRLLIIDCGVMFPTHDEPGVDLILPDLRHIEDRLDDIEALVLTHAHEDHIGAIPFLLRLRPDIPVVGSKFTLALVAAKCREHRIKPVFVEVKEGQSSRHGVFECEYFAVNHSIPDALAIAVYTGAGTVLHTGDIKLDQLPLDGRPTDLPGMSRLGDAGVDLFLCDSTNAEHPGVGPSESEIGPTLHRLIRGADGRVIVACFASNVDRVQQIIDAAVALGRRVSFVGRSMVRNMGIARELGFLRVADSDLIDIAAAEEMPADRVVLVTTGTQGEPMAALSRMSRGEHRSITLTAGDLIVLSSSLIPGNEEAVYGVIDALAKIGARVVTNAQARVHVSGHAYAGELLFLYNGVRPRHVMPVHGTWRHLRANAKLAASTGVPEESILVAENGVSVDLVAGKASIAGAVPVGKMFVDGLITGDVGEITLGERLILSSGFVAVTVVVQRGTGKPVVTPHLHSRGFSEDPKALEPVVRKVEAELEQLAANNVTDPIRIAQGVRRTVGKWVGETYRRQPMIVPTVLEV, encoded by the coding sequence TTGAACGAGGAGCTCGCCCCGCCCGGTCCGCTGACCGCGGGCGGGCTGCGGGTCACCGCGCTCGGCGGGATCAGCGAAATCGGCCGCAACATGACGGTTTTCGAGCATCTGGGCCGGCTGCTGATCATCGACTGCGGCGTGATGTTTCCCACCCACGACGAACCCGGTGTCGACCTGATTTTGCCCGATCTGCGTCATATCGAGGACCGGTTGGACGACATCGAGGCGCTGGTGCTCACCCACGCCCACGAGGACCACATCGGCGCGATCCCGTTCCTGTTGCGGTTGCGGCCCGACATCCCGGTCGTCGGCTCCAAATTCACCCTCGCCCTGGTCGCCGCCAAGTGCCGGGAGCACCGGATCAAGCCGGTGTTCGTCGAGGTCAAGGAGGGCCAGAGCAGTCGGCACGGGGTATTCGAGTGCGAGTATTTCGCTGTCAACCACTCCATCCCTGACGCGTTGGCCATCGCCGTCTACACCGGCGCCGGCACCGTCCTGCACACCGGCGACATCAAACTCGACCAGTTGCCGCTCGACGGCCGTCCCACCGACCTGCCCGGCATGTCGCGGCTGGGCGACGCCGGTGTGGATCTGTTTCTGTGTGACTCCACCAACGCCGAGCACCCCGGGGTCGGTCCGTCGGAGAGCGAAATCGGCCCGACCCTGCATCGGTTGATCCGTGGCGCCGATGGGCGGGTCATCGTGGCCTGCTTCGCCTCCAATGTCGACCGCGTACAGCAGATCATCGACGCCGCAGTCGCGTTGGGCCGGCGGGTGTCCTTCGTCGGGCGGTCGATGGTGCGCAACATGGGCATCGCCCGAGAATTGGGCTTCCTGCGGGTGGCCGATTCGGACCTGATCGACATCGCGGCGGCCGAGGAGATGCCGGCCGACCGAGTTGTATTGGTCACCACCGGGACTCAGGGCGAACCGATGGCGGCGTTGTCTAGGATGTCACGTGGCGAGCACCGCAGCATCACGCTGACCGCCGGTGACCTCATCGTGCTGTCGTCGTCGCTGATCCCGGGCAACGAGGAGGCGGTCTACGGCGTCATCGACGCACTGGCCAAGATCGGAGCCCGGGTCGTCACCAACGCCCAAGCGCGGGTGCATGTTTCGGGACACGCTTACGCCGGTGAGTTGCTCTTCCTGTACAACGGGGTGCGGCCGCGCCACGTGATGCCGGTGCACGGTACCTGGCGGCACCTGCGGGCCAACGCGAAGCTGGCCGCCAGCACCGGCGTGCCGGAAGAGTCGATCCTGGTGGCGGAGAACGGCGTCAGCGTCGATTTGGTCGCCGGCAAGGCCAGCATCGCCGGCGCGGTGCCGGTCGGCAAGATGTTCGTCGACGGGTTGATCACCGGCGACGTCGGCGAAATCACCCTGGGCGAGCGGCTCATCCTGTCCTCGGGCTTCGTCGCGGTGACCGTGGTGGTGCAACGGGGTACCGGTAAGCCGGTGGTGACGCCGCACCTGCATTCCCGCGGCTTCTCGGAGGACCCGAAGGCACTGGAACCCGTGGTGCGCAAGGTCGAGGCGGAACTGGAACAGTTGGCCGCCAACAATGTCACCGATCCGATCCGGATCGCCCAGGGCGTGCGTCGCACCGTCGGCAAATGGGTGGGCGAGACCTATCGGCGCCAACCGATGATCGTGCCGACTGTTCTCGAGGTCTGA
- a CDS encoding SAM-dependent methyltransferase — protein sequence MARNSAARTAFGPMLLSAIEQHEPPARRLVDDDLAELFLPAPLRWLVHATAPAIFRRAFIAASERTGPGLWANLVCRKRFIGDKLAAALDDIDAMVILGAGLDTRAYRLTRQIRRPVFEVDLPVNIARKARTVRRVLGELPLSVRLVAVDFERDDLLTALAEHGYRTDYRVFFIWEGVTQYLTEDAVRATLEGLRPTATGSRMAFSYVRRDFIDGTDRYGSPTLYRSVRKRRQLWHFGIAPEEVSVFLEEYGWRLVEQVGPDELVERYVKPTGRTLPASQIEWSAYAEKI from the coding sequence ATGGCCCGGAATTCCGCTGCCCGCACCGCCTTCGGACCGATGCTGCTGTCCGCGATCGAGCAGCACGAACCGCCGGCGCGCCGACTGGTGGACGACGACCTCGCCGAGCTTTTCCTGCCGGCGCCGCTGCGCTGGCTGGTCCACGCCACTGCCCCGGCAATTTTTCGGCGGGCGTTCATCGCCGCGTCCGAGCGAACTGGGCCGGGCTTGTGGGCGAATCTGGTTTGCCGCAAACGCTTTATCGGCGACAAGCTCGCCGCAGCCCTTGACGACATCGACGCGATGGTGATTCTGGGCGCGGGCCTGGACACCCGCGCCTACCGATTGACCCGCCAGATCCGCAGACCAGTCTTCGAGGTGGACCTACCGGTCAACATCGCCCGCAAGGCCAGGACGGTGCGCAGAGTGCTGGGCGAGCTTCCGCTCTCGGTTCGTCTGGTGGCGGTGGACTTCGAGCGCGACGACCTGTTGACCGCGCTGGCCGAGCACGGATACCGCACCGATTACCGGGTGTTCTTCATCTGGGAAGGTGTCACGCAGTACCTCACCGAGGACGCAGTGCGTGCCACGCTGGAGGGGCTGCGACCGACGGCAACCGGCAGCCGCATGGCGTTCAGCTACGTCCGGCGCGATTTCATCGATGGCACCGACAGGTACGGCTCCCCCACGTTGTACCGCTCGGTGCGCAAGCGACGTCAGTTGTGGCACTTCGGCATTGCCCCCGAAGAGGTATCGGTCTTCCTCGAAGAGTACGGGTGGCGGCTGGTGGAGCAGGTGGGTCCCGACGAACTCGTCGAGCGTTACGTCAAGCCAACCGGCCGCACCCTTCCTGCGTCGCAGATCGAATGGTCGGCGTACGCCGAGAAGATCTAG
- a CDS encoding mycofactocin-coupled SDR family oxidoreductase, which yields MMTRPLEGKTVFITGAARGQGRAYAVRLAADGANVIAVDLCGRIDSVPYPLGTAEDLAQTVKLVHDAGGRIVARQGDVRDRDSLSTALQAGLDEFGRLDIVIANAGIAPMQSADAWGDVIDVNLTGAYHTVDVATPTMIEQGEGGSIVLISSAAGLAGVGSADAGSIGYTAAKHGLVGLMRLYANLLAPHNIRVNSVHPSGVDTPMINNEFIRRWLADLVGKSGRAPGMSNALPVQILQAEDIANAVAWLVSDQARYITGVTLPVDAGSVNKR from the coding sequence CTGATGACCCGGCCGCTGGAAGGCAAGACGGTCTTCATCACCGGTGCCGCGCGTGGTCAAGGGCGCGCCTATGCCGTACGGCTGGCCGCCGACGGCGCGAATGTGATTGCCGTCGACCTGTGCGGACGGATCGACAGCGTCCCGTACCCGCTGGGCACCGCTGAAGACCTGGCGCAGACGGTCAAACTCGTGCACGACGCCGGCGGGCGGATCGTGGCCCGGCAGGGCGATGTCCGGGACCGCGATTCGCTGTCGACCGCTTTGCAGGCCGGCCTCGACGAATTCGGCCGGCTGGACATCGTGATCGCCAACGCCGGCATCGCCCCCATGCAGTCGGCCGACGCCTGGGGCGACGTCATCGACGTCAACCTCACCGGCGCCTACCACACGGTCGACGTCGCGACGCCGACCATGATCGAGCAGGGTGAGGGCGGTTCGATCGTGCTGATCAGTTCGGCTGCGGGGCTGGCCGGAGTCGGCAGTGCCGACGCCGGATCGATCGGCTACACCGCCGCCAAGCACGGGCTGGTCGGGCTGATGCGCCTCTACGCCAATTTGCTTGCACCGCATAATATCCGGGTGAACTCGGTACATCCTTCGGGCGTCGACACGCCAATGATCAACAACGAGTTCATCCGCCGGTGGCTGGCCGATCTGGTCGGCAAGTCCGGCCGGGCGCCCGGCATGAGCAACGCGCTGCCGGTGCAGATCCTGCAAGCCGAGGACATCGCCAACGCCGTGGCGTGGCTGGTGTCCGATCAGGCCCGCTACATCACCGGCGTCACGCTGCCGGTCGACGCGGGCTCGGTGAACAAGCGGTAG
- a CDS encoding putative quinol monooxygenase, with protein sequence MPVVVVATLTVKPESVDTVRDILTTAVEEVHGEPGCQLYSLHQSGETFVFVEQWADEEALKTHSTAPAVGKMFGAVGEHLAGAPDIKMLAPVPAGDADKGQIRA encoded by the coding sequence ATGCCCGTAGTCGTCGTCGCCACGCTGACCGTGAAGCCCGAATCGGTGGACACCGTGCGCGACATCCTCACCACTGCCGTCGAAGAGGTGCACGGCGAGCCCGGCTGCCAGCTGTATTCGCTGCACCAGTCCGGCGAGACTTTTGTCTTCGTTGAGCAATGGGCCGACGAAGAGGCGCTCAAGACCCACAGCACCGCGCCGGCGGTCGGCAAGATGTTCGGCGCCGTCGGCGAGCATCTGGCCGGGGCGCCCGACATCAAGATGCTGGCCCCGGTTCCCGCCGGCGACGCCGATAAAGGGCAAATCCGCGCCTGA